ATGTTTTTAGCCTGAAATTATACGAGGAGGGTTTTGAGCAGGCCGGTTTTGATACCCGTACATTCAATGACTTGCTGGTAGTAGTGGGAAATACTACCTGGGAAGTGATGAATGCCCGCAAAAAGCTGGTCGCTCAATGGGAACCTGCCGGTGACGTAAAAGATACCATGGCTGGCAGAGGTGGTAAAAGGGAGGTGATTGTTCCGGGAGTGCTTGAAAGTTCAAGTACTCAGATGGAAAAAATGCAGGAATATGCAAAAAAGCCAGCCCAGCAATTGAGAAAAGACGGAGATCCCGAAGCAGCATTTAAAAGTGCAGCCCAGGTGATCGAGCGTACCTATAATGCGCCGTTTTTGGCACATAACTGCATGGAGCCGATGAATTTCTTCGCCCATGTGACAGACGAAAAAGCGTTACTTGTAGGGCCATTGCAAGCTCCTGGTTGGATAGAACCAACATTGATGAAGCTTTTGAACCTTCCGGCCGACAAGATTGAAATACAAATGACCCGCATGGGCGGAGGCTTCGGCCGCAGGGCTTACGGACATTATCTCTCGGAAGCTGCGCTGATCTCTAAAAAAGCGAAGGCCCCTATCAAACTTATGTATACACGCGAGGACGACATGACGTACGGCATTTACCGGCCTATGTACACAGCCACGTATCGCGCGGCCCTGGACGCGGACAAAAAACTCATTGCTTTTCACGTAAAAGGCGGCGGTGTACCCGAGCATCCGGTGCATGCCAATCGTTTCCCGGCAGGAGCTGTCGACAATTATCTGGCCGAAGGATGGCAGATCCCGTCCAATATTACGATAGGGGCTTTCAGGGCGCCACGATCTAATTTCAATGCGGCTGCCGAGCAATCGTTTCTGGATGAAGTGGCTGAGGCAATGGGCAAAGACCCTATTGAATTCAGATTGGAGCTTTTAAAAAGGGCGAAGGAAAATCCGGTAGGTAAGAACAATGAGTATGACCCGGGCCGATACGCTGGCGTGCTGGAACTGGTGCGTGACAAATCGAACTGGAACAAGCCGGGCAGTGAGAAGTACAACCGTGGCGTGGCTGCTTATTTCTGTCATAATTCCTATGCTGCCCATGTTGTAGATATGGTAACGAAGGATGGACAGCCTTACGTCGAGCGCGTCTTTAGCGCGATGGACTGTGGTATCGTGGTGAACCCGGACGCTGCAACCAATATGGTGCAAGGAGCGGTAGTCGATGGGATAGGTAATGCGTTTTATGGCGCTTTGACCCATAAAGACGGAGCTGCGCAGCAAACCAACTTTAACAATTACCGCATCATTCGTCACAATGAGGCTCCCAAACGGGTGGAGGTACATTTCGTGCAAAACGATCTGGACCCGACCGGCTTGGGTGAACCTCCATTTCCACCGGTATTCGGAGCAGTGGCCAATGCACTTTATAAAAATAAAGGCAGACGGTTCTATAATCAACCATTCCAGGCTGAAATGGATAAGGCTATCTGAAATTGAGATAAATCGAAGGAATAATTTGTTTATGCGTCTATTAAGCTTGGTAAAATAAGCTTAATAGACGCATTTTTTTTGCCAGACTTTGAAGCAACTATTGTTTCAAAAAAATCAATTGGTGGTCTCATCCTACTGATCATAGTTCGTTCGTGATCAACACATAAGACAACAAGAATAACCTCACCAAAAGCAGTCTTTCGCTGCTCCGCAATAAATTAACAAATTGTTAAATAGCGCTCCCTTCAAAGCACTTCTTATCGTAATTATTCAATTTTGCAGTGATAAATCTTCGTATAGTATTTACTCAAACATAACCCATTTACTGTAAAAAATTCTACACTATGCTAAGCTGCAAGAAACGGTGGTCCCGATCGGGGAACACTTTGACAAAATCGCTCGCGTGCTTTGCGTTGATCATCCTGATTAGCGGCAAGAGCTGGGGAAAGACCCATTTTGGAGCAGAAGAAGCACTTCTGTTATCTACATCCAACGCATCAACTGCCAATGCAGACCGCCAGGTAACTGGCAAAGTTACGGACGGGACTTCTTCGGAAGGATTACCCGGCGTCAATGTTGTAATTAAGGGCAGTCAAACGGGTACGGTAACGGACGTAAACGGAAGCTATTCCCTAAGCATTCCGGATGAAGGTGCCATATTGGTTTTTTCATATGTGGGTTACCTCAGTCAGGAAGTGATCGCAGGTACCAGGTCGACCATTGATTTGCAATTGGTAGCGGATTCAAAAGCACTCAGCGAAGTGGTCGTTGTTGGCTACGGAACGCAGAAGAAAGTGAACCTCACCGGCGCTGTGGACCAGGTGGGACAGGAGGTATTTCAGAACCGACCGATTTCAAACATTGCGCAAGGATTGGTTGGCGCAATACCCAATCTTAACCTGCGAATGCTGGACGGGAAGCCTACCCAATCTCCGAACTTCAACATCCGCGGTACTACTTCCATCGGACAGGGCGGAAGTGCATTGGTACTGATCGACGGTGTGGAAGGCGACCCGCGCGTACTGAACCCGAACGACATCGAAAGTGTATCCGTATTGAAGGATGCTGCGTCCGCTTCCATTTATGGTGCGCGGGCTGCATTCGGTGTGGTGCTGATCACTACCAAAATGCCGGTAGAAGGTAAGACTTCCATTTCTTATTCAGCCAACTACGCGATCAAATCACCTACCGAAGTTCCCGACAACATTACTGATTCTTATCCATGGGCGCAGGGATTCAGCGACGCATGGTCGAGGTGGAATGACAATGGCAGCACGCCGACGGCGATCAATAAAACCATCAGCTTTTCTCCCGCTTATCTTGCCGAGATCAAAAGAAGATACGAAGATCCGTCATTACCAAGGATAGAGGTGAACCCTACCACTGGTGAGTATCAATATTTTTACAGCACCGACTGGTACAAGCAACTTTACAAAGAGCGTTTCAGCGCGCAGGACCATAACCTGTCCATTTCCGGTGGTAGTGACAAGGCAACATTCTTACTGAGTGGCCGCTACAACGGGCAAAGTGGCTTGTTCCGCTACAATTCGGACAATTACAAGATGTACAATTTGCGTGCAAAAGGTAGCATTCAGCTTACCCCATGGCTGCGCATTGATAACAACACAGAGTATTCGTCCCAGAAATACCATCAGCCGCTCAACGTAGGAGAAGGCAGCGGTATTTACCGGAACATTGCCGATGAAGGCCACCCGCTGGCCCCATTGCTCAATCCTGACGGAACGCTATCTTTTTCAGCAGCTTATACTGTTGGAGACTACTATATTGGCAAGAATGCTGTTGATCAGACCCAGCGGTTTTTGAAAAACCAGATTGCCGCCAAAGCGCAATTTTTTGACAAAGCGTTGTCGATCCGTGCCAACATGACATTCCAGAGCACGGACATTGGTTCGCAGCAGAACCGCGTGCAGGTTCCTTACAGCCGCGCGAAAGGTGTGATTGGCTACACAGGTACCAATACCAACGATATCCAGGAAAGAAAAAGGACGACCAAC
The genomic region above belongs to Dyadobacter pollutisoli and contains:
- a CDS encoding xanthine dehydrogenase family protein molybdopterin-binding subunit is translated as MNNNKTALNRRSFLKASLLSGGGMMLTVSWLSSFKSADKMEALNLPEQWAQLNGYIQITADNKIKLICPNPEFGQNVMTSLPMIMAEELDADWKNVAVEMGPHDNTKLGAQFTGGSNSVRMYWKPLREAGAAARQMLREAAAQTWNVPVSEVTTKAGVLSHSSGKSAKYGDMASKAATLPVHKDLQLKAPKDFTIVRKSKKNVEGQKIVTGKPVFGLDYRADGMLIAMIQHPPAFGIKLKSFDAVETLKMPGIKDVFSLKLYEEGFEQAGFDTRTFNDLLVVVGNTTWEVMNARKKLVAQWEPAGDVKDTMAGRGGKREVIVPGVLESSSTQMEKMQEYAKKPAQQLRKDGDPEAAFKSAAQVIERTYNAPFLAHNCMEPMNFFAHVTDEKALLVGPLQAPGWIEPTLMKLLNLPADKIEIQMTRMGGGFGRRAYGHYLSEAALISKKAKAPIKLMYTREDDMTYGIYRPMYTATYRAALDADKKLIAFHVKGGGVPEHPVHANRFPAGAVDNYLAEGWQIPSNITIGAFRAPRSNFNAAAEQSFLDEVAEAMGKDPIEFRLELLKRAKENPVGKNNEYDPGRYAGVLELVRDKSNWNKPGSEKYNRGVAAYFCHNSYAAHVVDMVTKDGQPYVERVFSAMDCGIVVNPDAATNMVQGAVVDGIGNAFYGALTHKDGAAQQTNFNNYRIIRHNEAPKRVEVHFVQNDLDPTGLGEPPFPPVFGAVANALYKNKGRRFYNQPFQAEMDKAI